The Medicago truncatula cultivar Jemalong A17 chromosome 4, MtrunA17r5.0-ANR, whole genome shotgun sequence genome includes a region encoding these proteins:
- the LOC25494049 gene encoding UDP-glucose flavonoid 3-O-glucosyltransferase 7: protein MMNTEEGEEKALTIYFIPYLAPGHMIPLCDIATLFALRRQNVTIITTPSNAQILGKSIPLNQHLRIHTVPFPSQAVGLPDGVEPLFTTTDLDNLTKIYRAATLLRPTIQHFVEQHPPDCIVADFMYPWVHELANKLQIPRLAFNGFSLFAICAMESVKAHSLYESASFVIPHLPHSIAMNAAPPKQLSKLLEALLETVFKSNGILVNNFAELDGEEYIEHYEKTTCHKAWHLGPASLIRRTIQEKAERGEESVVSVHECLSWLNSKQDNSVVYICFGSQCHFSDKQLYEIACGIEASSHEFIWVVPEKKRTENDNEEEKEKWLPKGFEERIIGKKKAMIIKGWAPQVMILSHTAVGAFMTHCGWNSTVEAVSAGVPMITWPMHGEQFYNEKLITQVHGIGVEVGATEWSTTGIGEREKVVWRDNIEKVVKRLMDSGDEAEKIRQHAREFGEKAKHAIKEGGSSHSNLTAVVNYLKRLRDNKPLI from the coding sequence ATGATGAATACGGAAGAAGGAGAAGAGAAAGCACTTACCATCTACTTCATACCTTACTTAGCACCTGGCCACATGATCCCTCTATGCGACATAGCAACTCTCTTTGCCTTACGCCGTCAAAATGTCACCATCATAACCACACCCTCCAATGCTCAAATCCTTGGCAAATCTATTCCTTTAAACCAACACCTTCGTATTCACACTGTTCCATTTCCTTCACAAGCAGTAGGCCTCCCCGATGGCGTCGAACCCCTCTTCACCACCACCGACCTCGACAACCTCACCAAAATCTATCGAGCAGCCACTCTACTCCGACCAACCATCCAACACTTCGTGGAGCAGCACCCACCAGATTGCATCGTGGCTGATTTCATGTATCCTTGGGTTCATGAACTTGCAAACAAGCTACAAATTCCTAGACTTGCTTTCAACGGTTTCTCTCTGTTTGCTATTTGTGCCATGGAATCTGTTAAAGCACACTCTCTTTATGAATCTGCTTCTTTTGTAATTCCTCATCTTCCTCATTCTATTGCCATGAATGCAGCACCACCGAAGCAGCTGAGTAAATTATTGGAAGCGCTTCTTGAGACAGTTTTCAAAAGTAACGGAATCCTTGTCAACAATTTTGCTGAACTTGACGGTGAAGAGTATATCGAACACTACGAGAAAACTACTTGTCACAAAGCTTGGCATCTTGGTCCAGCTTCTCTTATTCGCAGAACTATTCAAGAGAAGGCTGAGAGAGGAGAAGAGAGTGTTGTGAGTGTGCACGAGTGTTTGAGTTGGCTTAACTCGAAACAAGATAACTCGGTGGTGTACATATGCTTTGGAAGCCAATGTCATTTTTCGGATAAACAACTTTATGAGATTGCGTGCGGGATTGAAGCATCGAGTCACGAATTCATATGGGTTGTTCCTGAAAAGAAACGGACGGAGAATGACAAtgaagaggagaaagaaaaatggTTGCCAAAGGGGTTTGAAGAGAGAATTATCGGAAAGAAGAAGGCTATGATTATTAAGGGTTGGGCTCCACAGGTTATGATTCTGAGCCACACAGCCGTGGGTGCATTTATGACACATTGTGGGTGGAATTCCACTGTTGAGGCAGTTAGTGCAGGGGTTCCAATGATCACGTGGCCGATGCATGGAGAACAGTTTTACAATGAGAAGTTGATAACACAGGTGCATGGGATTGGGGTGGAGGTCGGTGCAACGGAATGGAGCACAACTGGTATTGGGGAAAGAGAGAAGGTGGTTTGGAGGGATAATATTGAGAAGGTTGTGAAGCGATTGATGGACAGTGGTGATGAAGCTGAGAAAATCAGACAACATGCTCGAGAGTTTGGGGAGAAAGCTAAACATGCAATTAAAGAAGGTGGTTCATCTCATTCGAATTTAACAGCTGTGGTTAATTATCTTAAAAGATTGAGGGACAACAAACCTCTAATCTAA